The Malus domestica chromosome 10, GDT2T_hap1 genome contains a region encoding:
- the LOC103445910 gene encoding uncharacterized protein At4g26485-like: MGKLKMKKKLKKCEICEKSRAKGNKTEAVFGWGVKMKIKHYSSFHKILLVGEGDFSFALCLAKSFGSASNMVATSLEELKVKYSKAMKNLMELENMGCKIFHGVDVHTMLHHPQLTRMEFDGIIFNFPHAGCSNFRCSSEKKQHHILSHQSLVKGYFKSSREMLTRSGEIHVTHKTSYPFTEWEIENLAEEAGLFLVKEEKEFSIRDYPDYLNKRGAGKCDVYFHVGEASTSRFPKCLYPPAASSFRPGALSISTWSDDIVDMACT; this comes from the exons ATGGggaaattgaagatgaaaaaaaagttaaagaaaTGTGAGATATGTGAGAAATCTCGAGCGAAGGGGAACAAAACGGAGGCAGTGTTTGGCTGGGGTGTAAAAATGAAGATTAAGCATTACAGCAGCTTTCACAAGATACTGTTAGTGGGAGAAGGAGACTTCTCTTTTGCGCTTTGTTTGGCCAAAAGTTTCGGGTCAGCTAGTAACATGGTTGCAACTTCTCTCG AGGAGTTGAAGGTGAAGTATTCAAAAGCTATGAAAAACTTGATGGAATTGGAGAACATGGGATGCAAAATCTTCCATGGGGTAGATGTACACACCATGCTCCACCACCCTCAACTTACTAGGATGGAGTTTGATGggatcatatttaattttccTCACGCTGGATGCTCGAATTTTCGTTGTTCGTCGGAGAAAAAGCAGCACCACATTTT GTCGCACCAGAGTTTGGTGAAGGggtacttcaagagttcaaggGAGATGCTGACCAGAAGTGGAGAAATTCATGTGACGCACAAGACATCATATCCTTTCACTGAGTGGGAAATAGAGAATTTAGCAGAAGAGGCTGGCTTATTTTTggttaaagaagaaaaagagttcTCAATAAGGGACTATCCAGATTACTTAAACAAGAGAGGTGCAGGGAAATGTGATGTATATTTTCACGTTGGAGAGGCGAGCACCTCCAGATTTCCCAAGTGCTTGTACCCTCCAGCTGCTTCCAGTTTCCGGCCCGGAGCTTTGAGTATTAGTACGTGGTCTGATGACATAGTCGATATGGCTTGCACTTAA
- the LOC103422272 gene encoding uncharacterized protein At4g26485-like: MEVFSFEKRIKNYSNYQKILLVGEGDFSFAVCLARAFGFAVNMVATSLDSRESLMVNYSKAISNVKELESRGCIVLHEVDVHSMSRHPFLISVRFDRIIYNFPHAGYLHGSRSCERNMFQIWFHQDLVRGFFENARQMLTRVGEIHVTHKTTFPFSEWKIVELAYMAGLYLVHEEQFSIWDYPGYENKRGAGMCDQTFPIGMCSTFKFAEMLYRSTTSGFHLGATSSGPWSGYSGIKGPHMQLPFYT; encoded by the exons ATGGAAGTGTTTAGCTTTGAGAAAAGGATTAAGAATTACAGCAACTACCAGAAGATACTGTTAGTGGGAGAAGGAGACTTCTCTTTTGCCGTTTGCTTGGCCAGAGCTTTTGGCTTCGCTGTCAACATGGTTGCCACTTCTCTCGACTCCAGAG AGTCGTTAATGGTGAATTATTCAAAAGCTATAAGCAATGTGAAGGAATTAGAGTCCAGGGGATGCATTGTATTGCATGAGGTAGATGTCCACAGCATGAGCAGGCACCCTTTCCTGATTAGTGTACGCTTTGATCGCATAATCTATAATTTTCCTCACGCCGGTTACTTGCATGGCTCCCGTTCCTGTGAACGCAACATGTTCCAGATTTG GTTTCATCAGGATTTGGTCAGGGGATTCTTTGAGAATGCAAGACAAATGCTGACCAGGGTAGGAGAAATTCATGTGACACACAAGACAACATTTCCTTTTAGTGAATGGAAAATAGTGGAGTTAGCTTATATGGCTGGATTATATTTGGTTCATGAAGAACAATTCTCGATATGGGATTACCCAGGTTATGAAAATAAGAGAGGAGCTGGGATGTGTGATCAAACTTTTCCTATTGGAATGTGTAGCACCTTCAAATTTGCCGAGATGTTGTACCGTTCTACCACTTCTGGTTTCCACCTTGGCGCTACTTCTTCGGGTCCATGGTCTGGATATTCTGGAATTAAGGGTCCTCACATGCAACT GCCATTTTACACATAA